Within Acidobacteriota bacterium, the genomic segment CGGTTTATTCGCGAAATAACGACGCAATGGAAACTTCACCTTGTGGAAGGAAGTTTTCCAGTCCAGAGATTGCTCGATGCGAGAGAAGTGTTTCTCACTTCAACCGCGCGAGAGGTGACCCTGGTTTCGAGCTTCGACTCCAAGGAGTACAGCAACAAGCAGGCTCGCATTGCGAAGCTCATCGGCCGAGAATTCCAAAAGCTGGTGCGTGATGCTACGATCGGTTCTTGAGCGAGCAGACCGGTCTAACAAGGGGGAAGCTAATTTTGGAGATCAATGATCCGGAAGCAATAGACACAATTCTAGACGAAATGAAAACAATCGCGGTCGTCGGTCTGTCGTCCGACGCGACGCGCCCGAGCAACAGCGTGTCGCGCTACATGCAATCGCACGGCTATCGAATCATCCCGGTGAACCCGAACGAGACCAGCGTTCTGGGAGAAGAGGCTTACGCACAGCTTGAAGACGTGCCCGACAAGATTGATCTTGTGAACATATTTCGGCGGAGCGAAGAAGCGGGTCACCACGTCGATGAAGCAATTCGACTGGGCGCTCGAGGTGTGTGGCTTCAAGAAGGAGTGATTGATGAAGAAGCGGCTCGGCGTGCGCTCGATGCGGGACTCGCCGTCGTGATGGACCGCTGCATTCTGAAAGAACATCTCAAGCGAACGCGGTGAGATTCCTTCTTGTTCAAGGTCTCCGCCTGCGGCAGTGGGATATGTACGACGATGGAGGTGTACCACGATGGAGAATCAAGACCTGTCTTACGAGTTAATGAAGTATGAAAATCAGTGGGTGGCCATACTGGAGCCCGAAGAGAGGATTGTCGGAACAGGGGCGGACGCCTATGAGGCACAGCAAGACGCGCAAAGAAATGGCTATTCTGAAGTGCTCTTGATGCGCGTCCGTTCGGCGGATCAACACTATGCTTTGAAGTTAGGCATCTGCAATACGGTGGTTCAATCAACCGTCGCTGTCGCCGGGTGAAGAATGATGTCATACGTCGGGCGATTCGAGCCGTCGCAAAAGAAGACTCCCCGTGGCGAGTAGGCGATCCGGTCTGGGCGCTTCATATCCGTCACGTATCCACAGGAGACCGCAACGATTCCCCATTCCGCCAGCGGCTTTACTTCGCCGCGCTCGCTAAGTGCGTTGCCATTGAGGTGCTGCCAGATCGCCAGGCCCTCCAATTCTTTGCCCGCCAACATTCCATCGCGGTCGTCGTCCAGCGCGGCCAACGCTTGGTAGCCGTTCTCCCAGAACATCCAGAACGTCACGTTGCCGAAGAGCTGCAGCGCCGAGGTGACCTTGCCCGTGTGGTGTGGATCGTTGACCAGCCAGCCGGCGTCTCGGGTAATCCAGGTCCAGCGCTTCTGCTGTCCCGTGCCGTCTGCGTCGAAGGACACATTGGCCGAGTGGTCCTCTAGATCGCGCGCGGCCAGGCTGTTTCGCAAGGGGATCACGATCGGCGTGACTGGCCTCGAGACCGTACCCATCAGCTTGATGCGTTCTTGGAGCGTATCGATTTCTCTCTTGTCCTCATCCTTGTCGAGCAATGGGATCATATAACCGGCCGCCTCTGCAGTCATCGAGTGCCAGCCGAGGCCTGCCTCCTTCAAGTCCTTCTCCTTTTCCCACGCAGCCTTGATGACCTTGCGGTATTTCCTGACTGCCTTCCGCTTCTGGCCCGATTGCTCAATGCACCACGCGTAACCAAGCGCCGCTGACAGGTTGTCTGGGGCCAGTTCGAGCACCTCCGCGTATCGATCGAGAGCTTTGGCCAGGTGCTCCTTGGCTGCCTTGAGCTTGGTGCTGTCATCGGTCGGCTTGACCGTGAACGGCACGTGTTGCGGCTCGTAACTGAACCAAACGCCCTCGCTCTCTCTGCCCTTCCATACCTGGGCGGACTCGGTTCTCAGGGCGTAGGCCATGGCATGGGCTCGGGCAAGGTTGAACCGGACCTCCGCGTTCTTCGGGTCGTTCTTCGCTAGTGCGTCAAGGTTCTTGATCAGCCGCGCGACCGGGACTTTGACCAAGTCCGGACCCGCGTAGCGCGCGCTTACAGGCTGAAGGGGCAGAGCCCATGCGAGCGCCAGCAGAAGGGTCGCGCCCGTCCATCGCGTTGGAAATCGGGTGTTCTGCATAGTGCGAGTCCTACTCAACCGATGAATTTAGTTGCGGGAGCATATGATTGACTTCACAGCCGCAGCACCTAACGCAGCCTTTCCGCACGCACCGTGAATGAAACCGTCGTCAACGTATCGCCTCTCTGAAACTGAGACCATATGCGATAGTTGCCGGGCCGAGGCAGGAACGCGATAAAAGTCGCGTCGGGCCCGCCGCGCAGCTTCGTCTGCTCAGCCGAGTCAGGAACAACCTCTTCTGGATGCGAGTGAACATAGTCGGACTGGTCTTCGCTGAGAATCAGCGTGTGGCCCCAGGCTCCGAGGTAAGGAATAAGATCGCGGACCGGCTCGGACGTCCTGGAATCAGTCAGATGATACTTGAGCGTGACGGGCTGACCGGCAATGATCTTGGAGGGCTCAAGCTTCAATTCGATCTTCATACCGTCGGCTATCCTGGTGAGTGACGCATCAGGCGTGAGCCGCGCACGCGCGCCGAGCAGGTCGCCTGTGTAGCCGGCGGTTGTGATGTTTTGTTGCAGCACCTGAGGGGCGCCTTCTCTGGGATAGAGATCGGAATAGATCTTGTAGCTCCCAGCTTGCGGGAGCACCGTCTCGATGGTGAAGCGTCCATCCGGCTCGAGCGTCGGATGAATGTGTTGGAACTCGGACATATCCTGGCTGACGATGAACAAATGAAAAAGCTTCTCGTGCAGGATATTAAACTCTCTCACCTGCTCTCCGGTCCTGGGATTGAAAATCGCAAAGCGCAGGCGGATCTTTTCGTTAGGCTTTGGCGTCTTGGGGGAGCACTCAACCTTTAGATTGAAGTCGTCGGTTATGCCGGGCGTCACCGGCACGAGAATCATCGAGCACTTGGGACATTTTCCCGGGGCAGTTGTTCGAATATCGGGGTGCATGCTGCAGGTGTACTCGCCGGTTTGCTGGACGACTTCACGAGTGCGCGAGCCCGACGCGGGCGGTTCATTGGCGTTACTTGTTTTGTCCTTGGAAGGCTTTTGGGCTACAAGCTTCATTCCGCACTTTGGGCACTTGCCCGGCTTCGACGACTGAACCTCCGGATGCATCGTGCACGAATAGACGGTGCTCTCCTGAAATGCGGATGAGGTCCGCTGAATCAGAAACGGAGTAACGAGAAACGAACTGATCAGAATTGCCAAAATGCGCAAAGTTGAACTCCTACAAAAGGGTTCGTAGTACGGCCTTTAGGCCGAAGCTTGTACTTGGTCACTGTCCCGTCATGGTGTTACAAACTTCCGCCTAAAGGCGGTACTACGAACGTTTCCTCAGCGTATCCACTGCGCGCTGTTGACTGCGTCGTCTATGGCCTGCTCCAGCTTCTCGAGCTTCGCGAGCACCTCAACGCCTCGGCATCCGTAGTAGTGTATTACGGACTTTGACGTCCCGTTAAGGGTGATCGAGGTGAGGGCCGAGGGGTGATCGGTCACCCACTGCTTACAATCATCTTCGGGTCTCTCATACCGGTCCTTCAGATCGAAATAATTGATCTTCTCGAACGCAACGATAAGCTCTCGAATCTGTTCTTGCGAGATGGCGGATTTCGCTGTGCCGACTTTCTTAACGAACCGGTTCCCCTCAAATAACACGCTACCGTCGGCCGATATCGTTAGCTTGTAAATCGGGCACATCCCGTAGCACCCGGTCCTCTCGAGCGTAATCAAAGTGTCTCGCGGAACGCCTTGCTCGCTCGACGCGCGCTTCTGGATTCGATTGCCTTGCCGCTCGTGGGCGAAGGCCGAGGGCGCAGCCAGTGCCGACAAAATGAGAAGCAGGTTGATCCGAGAGATTGTCCACATAGCCTTGAAGCTCGAAGTTTCATTATAGGATGGCGGGACGATCAGGCGCGAGGGGTCTACAGGGTTATCGTGAAGGCGTTCGAGCCCACACTCTCCGATGTAATCACTTGAATGCTGTTTTCACCCGCCCTGAGACCGAGTTTCTTCATCTTGCCTGTGAGCCTGATAGAAATGTCGGAGCTACTGGCGATGCGAATGCTTCTGTCTTCGCTGTTGATGATCACGCTCGGCGACTCACCGAAACCTGTGCCGTCGATTGTTAGTTGTTTCTTTCCATCAAACCTTATCGAGGTGATCGCCGGTCGCGCATTCGCCGTCAGTTCGAATGCGCCGCGCCCATAGGTCGCAACCTGAATCAGCCCGTTCTTATCCGCGGAAAAATCATGCACGACTACTGGCGGCATTCCGCGGTTGAACGAACGCCAGTCAGCGCCTCGTGTGGTCGAGCGAAAGACTCCGATGTCCGTTCCAAGGTAAATCGTATTGGAATTCGCCGGATCGATCAGCAACGTGCTAGCCGGCACATCCGGAAGACTGCCGCTTATGTCGGTCCACGTATCACCGGTGTCGGTGGTCCTGAAGACGTGTCCCGAGTTGAACCCGGAAACTGTCAGGTAGGCACTCGCCGGGTTCCCCGGATCAACCTTGATGCTGGTAATCGAGCGGTCGGGCAGCCCGCGAGTAATCTCATCCCAGCTTCGCCCGCCATTCGTACTCACCATCGCGCGGCCTTGGACCGAGCCGGTATAGATGACGTTGGTGTTCGACTCGGCGACGGCGATTGCGGACAAGACATCTCGACCTGCATCGGTGATGCCTTTGGTCAGGTCTAAAAAGCCGGCGGGGGCGAACCACGAGTCCCCGAGGTCCGCACTTATGAACAGCCGCCACGTTCCGAAATAGAGCGTCGCGTCAACTGCGTTGCCTTCGAACGGCGGATAGAATGCGATGCGCGGGCTATCGAACGGCTCGCCAAACGCGAAGTTGGATCCTATCTGAGCGTTGAAGGTCCGGCCGTCATTGACGAAGCGAAATATATCGCCGCGAACGTAAGTCAGGAAGACTATGCTTGGATCGAGCGGATCGATGACCGAGTGCCCCCCGTCTCCGCTTGATATCTCAGACCAGCTCGTAGAGTCTCCTGATCGCTGCTGAGTCCCGTTGTCTTGAGTGCCGCCGTAGGTGATCGCCGGATTGGTAGGATGCAGAGTGATGCCTACAAACTGAGTGAGCGTCAACGTCGAGTTCAGCGCTTGAAATGTTTCGCCCCCGTCGGTCGTCTTCGAAACGCCGCCGTCGTTGCCGAGATAGAATTCATTCCCGCCCGCGGGAGAGAACCCAAGCGCGTGTTGATCGGCGTGAGTCTTTGAGCCGCCGGGCGCATATTCAAAGATGCCGGCGCCGCCGTCGTAAAAGTTGAGCGTCAGGTTTCTCCAACTATCGCCTCCGTCGGTGCTCCTGTAGACGTCGCGCGAGCCGATGTAGATTGTGAGCGCATCGCGGGGGTCGGCAACAAGATAGGTGTTGTAGCCGAGTTGCGCGATATCGATTGTTGCAAGGTTGCGCTCGCTCCACGAGGCGCCCGCGTCGGTGCTGACCCTCAGGTGAGCTTCGGGGTTAGTTCCAACAAACCCGCCGAAGTAAACATAGATCGAATGCGGATCAGCGGGACTCACTGCAACTCTGATATCGCGGCGCTTGGTCAGCTCATATTGTGCCGTGAAAATGCTCGCCCAGGTGTTCCCAGCGTCGGTCGAGCGATAAAGGCCAAACGCAGGATCGACGTCTTTATCGATGCGAGAAAGACCCGCGTAAATAGTTTGCGAGTTGGCCGGATCAATCGTCACGTCACGAGCCGCGCCGGCAAGGGCTCTGGTCCAGGTGACTCCGCCATCGCTCGATATGTACACACCGCTCGCCGTGATCTTGTCGGCCGATACCTTCGAGTACTGCGCTAGGTAGACGCGATTCGGATTAACCGGATCGATCTCGAGCTTGGCGATCGTGCCCGGCGATGGAAGCGACTTGTTGCTGAGTCTAATCCACGTTGCCCCCGCGTCGGTCGACTTCAACACCCCGCTTCCGAGATAGCCGAGCTTGGTATCTCCCATCCCGGCGTACACTATTGAGGGGTTGCTCTTCGAGAAGGCGAGTGAGCCAACTGCCAAATCTACTTGATCGTCGGAAACCGGGACGAAGCTGCTGCCACCGTCCGTGGAGCGCCATATGCCGCCGGTCGAACTGCCGATCAACACCAGTTGCGAGTTCGCGGGGGACACGCCGACTGCGTTGACTCGTCCGCTTGTAAGCCCCCAGGCGTTGTACCAGGCGGAAACGGTTGGCGAAGGCCCGATTGCACGCCAGCTCTGCGCTGCCTGCGGGACGAATACGCTATTGAGGTGATATTCCGGCTGTGACTCCCACGCTTTCAGTCGCGCGTCGGGCGGGATCTTATTTGCGGGATACGTGCGCTGAAATGTAAACCAGTCGCTGCGGCCTTCCTGGTCTTCATCGAGGCCGGGTCCCGGCTCTGGTTCTGTCGCTGCTCGAACAAGCGATGTGCCGGGCCGCAAGCCGGGCAGGTGAAACAGGCTCTGGAAGTTGGTTGCAAGAACTCGCGTCGTCCGCTGCGTTCGTTCAACCGAGTGAGCGGTCGTAACAATGGCCGGCGAAGCTGAAAGCCGAAAGCCGCCCGACGCTACCGCGAGCGTGCAAGCCGCGAACAGCACTGCTTGCCGCGCCACGCGGCGATGAGAAGACGGGAAACGCAGCCTGGTTGTTGGTCGCCTCAGCATCACACAGAATCCTGGTTGGTCAGAATTGGCAGCGAGTTACGCCACAGTGCGAAAGCATAATCTCGATGCGGGGGCGTTTCAATCTAATTCGCGGCTTCGGCAGATTCGACCGCCGGAGCTTGCGTGGCCGATTCGTGCATCCAGCGACGCAGCTTCTCCATGTCTTTGGTGACGGTTCGCGACCCGGCGAATAGCACCAGCCCCAGCAACACGCCGAGCACCGGAATGACGTACAACGCCGAGTGCAAGCCCTGGGACGCAAACGGTCTCAGCGCTTCAAAGCTGGTATCGGTTACGCCGGCGGCTAATGCCGCGGTGCTGGTGAAATGACTGCTTAAGATCCCCATACCTATTGGACCGAGCGACGCGCCCAGCACGTACATCGCAAAGAAGTACAGCGCCATCGCCGTCCCTCGAAGCGACGGCTCGATTACGTCTTGAATTGTCGAGTAGACCGTCGAATAGTAGACGTACATCGAAGCCATGCCCAACCCTGCCAGGATCGTGAAGCTAACCATGTCTCCGACTGGAACGCCGAGTCCGAAATACATCAGCGGAACCGAGATGAATATCGCGACCGCGCCGACGATCAATCGCCCGTTCGGCTTCCGCCTCATGATGCTGTCGCCGAGCATCCCGCCAAGAATGAGACCGGGTATCCCCGAAAGCCCGTACACCACCATCGATATCATCCCTGCGTCGAATTTGTTGAGATGATGCACCCGTTGGAGAAACGACGAGAGAAATGTTCCGATCGCATACATATTGAAGTTGTGCAGCGCGCCCGACGCGATGAGCCACCACATCGTCGGGATCGATAGCACGAGGAGGTAAGGCGAGCCCTCGCGCTTTGCTCCGCTGATGTTGTGCAGCTCAGACGCCCCGCGCTTCGGTTCGTGAACGAACAACGCAAGCACAGCACAGATCAATCCAGGAATTCCGGCGATGTAAAATGCGGGCCGCCAACCGTAACGTTGAGCGAGCCAACCGCTGACGGCGAAGCTCAGAGCGATGCCGATCGGGAGGCCGAGCATGAAAACAGAAAGCGCCTTCGCGCGCCTCGCGGCAGGGAAGAGGTCGCCGATCAAAGAGGTCGAGGCCGGAGCGCACGCCGCTTCGCCAACTCCGACGCCCAGGCGCACGACGAAGAGCTGAGTGAAGTTCTGGGCGATGCCCGAAACGGCGGTGAATAAACTCCATACGAAGACGCCTGCGGACAGAATCCACGTACGCGTGAATTTGTCGGTCATCCTGCCGAGCGGCACGCCGACCATGGCATACAGCAGCGTGAAAGCGGTGCCGAGCGTTCCAAGCGCAGTGTCGCTCAGTTTCCATTCATCGCGAATGGTCTCGCCGACCGCGCCGAGCACTTGCCGGTCGAAGAAGTTCATCGTGTTGATCGCGAACAAAACCGCCAGCGCGAATGCTACTCTGCCCTTATTGGTCATTTCGATCTGCCTTTCCTTAACAAACCTCGAATACCCACAACGCCGGGTGGGGGATCGGCAACCCCAACGGGGTTGCATCTCTCAGCCCAAGGTTGCTGTACTCGGCTACCTTGGTGACGGTGGCATACCAAGCGCGGAGACAGTCCTTCGCGTCAACCCCGAGGGCGTTGCGGCCTACGGCAGCCATTCGCACTTCGGTCGCTAGTGAATCGACGCGCGAGTCGCAACCCCGTTGGGGTTGTGCCTCGTTGGATCATCTCTTGTCCCAGGGTAGGAGTACCAACCCTGGGGCTGATAGCTGCAATCCCTTTGGGATTGCCTCCCCGAGCTGCAAATAGGGGGATTCTGCGATCCTCGTGGTTACTTGAACGGGCAATCGCAATCTCACTTGCCTTGAAAGCTCGCCTTTCGCTTCTCGAGGAATGCCTTCACACCTTCAGCGAAATCGGCCGATTGAAAGCACACCCCTTGATTCACCGCCTCGAAGTCCAGCGCCGCCGCGAGGTCCGAAGTGAGCCCGTGATTCAGGCCTTCCTTGATCTTTCGCAGCGCGATCGGAGCGGCTTGCGCCAGTCGCGCGGCCATCGCAGTCACCGTCGAGTCGAGTTCCTCGAACGGCACGACTCGATTCACCAGTCCGAGAGCAAGCGCGTCATTGGCGGCGATGATTTCACCGGTGGCCATCAACTCGAACGCCTTCGCGTAGCCGACTGTGCGCGGGAGGAAGAAAGTCGAACCGCCATCGGGCATCAATCCGATCTTCACAAAGACCTGTCCGAACTTCGCCTGCTCGGACGCGATCAGAATGTCGCTCGCCAACGCATAGTTGCAGCCGACTCCGACAGCGTGCCCATGAACGCGAGCGATAATCGGCTTGGGCAGACGGCGCATCGCCAGAATTGTCGGATTAGTGTGCTCGCGCAGCGAGGCAGTGACGTCGATGCTTTTGATGTCGCGCTCGGAGGTAGCTTGCAGATCGGCGCCCGCGCAGAAGGAGTCGCCGGCGCCGGTTAGGATTACGACCTTGCTTTCGTCTTCGGCGGAGCGCTGGATTGCTTCGTGGAGCAACTCGACGGTCTCGGTATCAACCGAGTTACGGCGCTCGGGCCGGTTTATGGTGATGCGCTTTATGCCGTCTTCGAGCGTGACCAGCAGCTTATCACTCGATGCCATGCTGTTCCTTTCGCAATTGGAATGTGAGATGGGAGCGGGCGTATTCTCTTATAAAGCTAGTGGATTTGCAATGCGGGTGCAGCAGCACATCGAAACGTACAATCATTGACCAATCATGGCTCGGGTAGCTAGAATGCGCGTCATTTCAGATAAGGATTATGCCGTCCAAGACACTGCTTACGAGGCTGGCAAACGGTTTCCCAGGCGGGTCACCTCGCTTGACGGCCTTGTTCATCGGAACTTCTATGGCATTGCTATATCTGCTTACTCTGACAGCAGACTATTACTGGGACGGGATCACCTTCGCACTGCAGATCGAAAAGGTGGCAAAGATGGAACGGGACGCCGCCCTGCTCTTCCATCAGAATCACTTGTTTTATAACGGTGCATGCTATGTGCTCTATTGCGCCGCTCGCGCACTGGGCCTATCCATACGTGCACTCCACCTGCTGCAAGTGTTCAACGCAATTGCCGGTGGAATTACTGTTGGCGTCTTCTATCTCATAGCTTGGAGGGTAACGCACAGCCGGCACGCAACGATGATCTCGACTGCCGCTCTTGGTTTTTCGGCCGTATGGTGGAAGGTGGCGACTGATGCGGACGCCTACGTCGTCAGTATGTTGTTGATGTTGATCTGTGCCTCCACTCTTTTAAGCGCGAAGCCGCGCTGGTTTCTCGCGGGATTTGCGCTTGCGGCGGCGATGCTCGTTCATCAACTGGCAATGCTGTTCTACCCTGCAGCGATAGTCGCGGTTTTCACAAATCGCAGTGTCGAGAAAAAGTTTCCATTTTCGGCGAAGCTGAGCGCATTGGCGTTGGGTGCGACAGCAATCGTCTATTATCTTTGTGCCCGATTCTTCCACGATATAAGAGAGCCGCTCGGTGTCGTGAAGTGGGCGGTGTCAAATCCCGGTGGTGTCTCGCCGTCGTGGAATCCGCTGCGTGGGCTGGCGCTGCTCCCGCGCGGCAATCTGGATATGATCGTCGGGCATGACCTTGCTCTATACCGGAGCCAGGGCGGTTCGATCGAGAAGGTGGTTACGTTGGCTGCTCTGCTCACCGCGATCTGTTTCTTAGTCGCGTTCGTGTTAAGAGTAAGGAACGCGGAATTGCTTAGAGCCTCGTTCAGTCTAGCTCCACAGGCGCGTGCCAGGTGGGCCGCGTGTGGCCCAGTTCTCATCGCGTGGATCGGCGCATACTCAGTCTTTTTGTTATTCTGGGAACCTTGGCAAGTGCTCTATCGCGCGTTTTACTTGCCCGCCTTCGCTCTTACGCTAGGCCTCGGTTTGAGCACTTATCAAACGGCCTTCCCTGCGCGAGCGACGGCGCTTCTGGTTGCTACACTGGCGCTTTTCAACTTTGCTTTCTTCATTTCTCCGCACATGAGAGCGGCCTCTAACCCGAGCGTTGCAGCAGCCCGCAACGCAAATCATGTGTGGAATGCGAAAACCGTGATTTATTTCCTGGATCGCAATGAGGCGGACACTGCATTCGAATACTTCAATAACCAGACCCAATGGCGAAGATTCACTATACGAGAGCGGAGCGGCATTGATGATGAGATTCAGAATGCATCAAGCCAGGGCGGGCAGATCTGGCTAAACAAGGGCGCGGCTGAATCCGTTGGGTCCGAGTGGTTGTCGAAACGGGCGCATGGCAGGGAAATCACGCTTGACTCACCCTTCGCGCCGGCACGCTATGTTGAACTGCTCCCCAGTCGGTACGCGTCAAACAGTTCTTTACCTGTTAGACATCCGAAGCTTTGGTGACTTATTATCGCTTCCTAGAAACAGGCATTCGAAATTTAGTTCAGCCGTTAAGGAGCATCGCCGTGAAAAGAGCGCTTCTGCTTGTCATCAGCTTATCGCTACTACTTCCCTTCTCTGCGCACTCAAAAACGACGCGCACAAACGACGAAGCAACGATCTACCGCGACGAATACGGGATCCCGCATGTGTTCGCGCAAACGCTCGAGGCCGCATCGTTTGCCGTTGGCTACGCTCAAGCCGAGGACCGGCTTGAGGAGTTGCTAAAGAACTACCGCCGGGCCAACGGCACGATGGCCGAAGTGTTCGGGCCGGACTCTTATCGCTCAGACCTGATCCAACGAATGTGGCGGCACTCCGAAATCAGCCGCGAGAAGTACAACGAGGTCAGCCCAAAGATGCGGGCCGGCATCGAAGCCTATATCGACGGAGTTAAGACTTTCATGCGTGAACACCCCGATCAAGTGCCGGCGTGGGCCCAGGAGATTCACCCCTGGGATGTGATCGCGCTCGGCCGGTACATCATCTGGGGATGGCCGCTTGGCGAAGCCGGCGGCGACCTCCAGCGCGGCGGCCTGCAAGCCGATCCGGCTGTCTATCGCGGCTCGAACGAAATGCTCATCGCTCCCAGCCGCACTGCGATGAACGCTCCGATCGCAGTGATCGATCCTCACTTGAGTTGGTACGGGGAGTTCCGCTTTTATCAAATCAGGATCTACGCCGGCGATTACAACGTGTCCGGAGTCTCGATACTCGGCGTTCCCTTTCCCATCCTCGCCCACAGCCGCTACTGTTCGGTAGCGATGACGACCGGCGGTCCTGACACGTCGGACATCTACGAAGAGGAACTCAATCCGGCAAACCGGCGCCAGTATCGCTACGATGGCGCATGGCGCGACATTCAAGTGCGCAAGCAAAAGATCGGAGTGAAGAAAGGCGATACAGTCGATTGGCGCGAGATCGAAATCGAATATACACATCACGGTCCGATAGTCGCACACAAGGGAGACAAGGCTTACTCGATGGCGATTCCCTACGCGAATGAGGTAGGGCTGACGGATCAGATCCACGAAATGATGACGGCGCGGAACCTCGATGAAATGAAGCGCGCGCTGGGACACCTGCAGTTGATGGCTCAGAACATAATGGTGGGAACGGTTCAGGGAGATATTTACTATGTTCGGAATGGGCGGGTCCCGATTCGCGCGAAGGGCGTCGATCCGAGCAAGCCGATTCCCGGCAACACCTCGGCGACCGAGTGGCAAGGCATTCATCCGCTGAGCGATCTGGTTCAGATAACCAATCCGCCCAGCGGCTACATGCACAACTGCAATGTGTCGCCGTTCGGGATGATGAAAGACAGCCCGCTCGTGCCCGAGAAGTATGCTGCGAACCCTTATATCTACAACGCGACGAAAACAGCGCCCCGCCATCAGCGAGCCGAGATGATGACCGACTTGTTGGACGCCGCCAAAAAGGTGACCCTCGAACAGGCGATCGACATCGCGTTCAATCCCCAGGTCTACCACGCAGAGTTGTGGCAGTCGCGTTTGAAGGCCGCGTGGGTGAAAGCCAATGCCGGCGGGAACGGTCCCTCGGCAGTTTCATCTGATGGGACAAATGGCAGGGCAGGCGTCTCGGCCGATGCGCTGGAAGTCTACGACTCGATCCAGAAATGGAATCGCCGAAGCGACGCTGAGTCAGAAGGCGCCCTTGCTTACTACGCCTTTAAGAAGGCACTGGGTCCGGGGCTTGCGAGGCAAGTCGAGGTACCTTCCGACATCAGCGATGATCAACTGGTCGCGGCGGTTGGAAAGGCGACCGAGTGGCTAAAGTCAACCTTCGGCTCGCTACATGTTCAGTACGGCAAATACTTTCGAGTTGGCAGACAAGGCGGCGACCGAACATTTGCCGTTGGAGGAGGCTCGTTGAACGGCGGCGCGAACAACGTCGGCATGGCTACGCCGCGCGCGATCAGCTTCGGCCACGCCGGAAAAGAGATGGTCGGGCAAGGCGGGCAGACTTCTACGCAAATCGTAGTTA encodes:
- a CDS encoding CoA-binding protein; this translates as MEINDPEAIDTILDEMKTIAVVGLSSDATRPSNSVSRYMQSHGYRIIPVNPNETSVLGEEAYAQLEDVPDKIDLVNIFRRSEEAGHHVDEAIRLGARGVWLQEGVIDEEAARRALDAGLAVVMDRCILKEHLKRTR
- a CDS encoding heavy metal-binding domain-containing protein produces the protein MRILAILISSFLVTPFLIQRTSSAFQESTVYSCTMHPEVQSSKPGKCPKCGMKLVAQKPSKDKTSNANEPPASGSRTREVVQQTGEYTCSMHPDIRTTAPGKCPKCSMILVPVTPGITDDFNLKVECSPKTPKPNEKIRLRFAIFNPRTGEQVREFNILHEKLFHLFIVSQDMSEFQHIHPTLEPDGRFTIETVLPQAGSYKIYSDLYPREGAPQVLQQNITTAGYTGDLLGARARLTPDASLTRIADGMKIELKLEPSKIIAGQPVTLKYHLTDSRTSEPVRDLIPYLGAWGHTLILSEDQSDYVHSHPEEVVPDSAEQTKLRGGPDATFIAFLPRPGNYRIWSQFQRGDTLTTVSFTVRAERLR
- a CDS encoding DUF6438 domain-containing protein — translated: MWTISRINLLLILSALAAPSAFAHERQGNRIQKRASSEQGVPRDTLITLERTGCYGMCPIYKLTISADGSVLFEGNRFVKKVGTAKSAISQEQIRELIVAFEKINYFDLKDRYERPEDDCKQWVTDHPSALTSITLNGTSKSVIHYYGCRGVEVLAKLEKLEQAIDDAVNSAQWIR
- a CDS encoding MFS transporter: MTNKGRVAFALAVLFAINTMNFFDRQVLGAVGETIRDEWKLSDTALGTLGTAFTLLYAMVGVPLGRMTDKFTRTWILSAGVFVWSLFTAVSGIAQNFTQLFVVRLGVGVGEAACAPASTSLIGDLFPAARRAKALSVFMLGLPIGIALSFAVSGWLAQRYGWRPAFYIAGIPGLICAVLALFVHEPKRGASELHNISGAKREGSPYLLVLSIPTMWWLIASGALHNFNMYAIGTFLSSFLQRVHHLNKFDAGMISMVVYGLSGIPGLILGGMLGDSIMRRKPNGRLIVGAVAIFISVPLMYFGLGVPVGDMVSFTILAGLGMASMYVYYSTVYSTIQDVIEPSLRGTAMALYFFAMYVLGASLGPIGMGILSSHFTSTAALAAGVTDTSFEALRPFASQGLHSALYVIPVLGVLLGLVLFAGSRTVTKDMEKLRRWMHESATQAPAVESAEAAN
- a CDS encoding enoyl-CoA hydratase; the encoded protein is MASSDKLLVTLEDGIKRITINRPERRNSVDTETVELLHEAIQRSAEDESKVVILTGAGDSFCAGADLQATSERDIKSIDVTASLREHTNPTILAMRRLPKPIIARVHGHAVGVGCNYALASDILIASEQAKFGQVFVKIGLMPDGGSTFFLPRTVGYAKAFELMATGEIIAANDALALGLVNRVVPFEELDSTVTAMAARLAQAAPIALRKIKEGLNHGLTSDLAAALDFEAVNQGVCFQSADFAEGVKAFLEKRKASFQGK
- a CDS encoding penicillin acylase family protein, coding for MKRALLLVISLSLLLPFSAHSKTTRTNDEATIYRDEYGIPHVFAQTLEAASFAVGYAQAEDRLEELLKNYRRANGTMAEVFGPDSYRSDLIQRMWRHSEISREKYNEVSPKMRAGIEAYIDGVKTFMREHPDQVPAWAQEIHPWDVIALGRYIIWGWPLGEAGGDLQRGGLQADPAVYRGSNEMLIAPSRTAMNAPIAVIDPHLSWYGEFRFYQIRIYAGDYNVSGVSILGVPFPILAHSRYCSVAMTTGGPDTSDIYEEELNPANRRQYRYDGAWRDIQVRKQKIGVKKGDTVDWREIEIEYTHHGPIVAHKGDKAYSMAIPYANEVGLTDQIHEMMTARNLDEMKRALGHLQLMAQNIMVGTVQGDIYYVRNGRVPIRAKGVDPSKPIPGNTSATEWQGIHPLSDLVQITNPPSGYMHNCNVSPFGMMKDSPLVPEKYAANPYIYNATKTAPRHQRAEMMTDLLDAAKKVTLEQAIDIAFNPQVYHAELWQSRLKAAWVKANAGGNGPSAVSSDGTNGRAGVSADALEVYDSIQKWNRRSDAESEGALAYYAFKKALGPGLARQVEVPSDISDDQLVAAVGKATEWLKSTFGSLHVQYGKYFRVGRQGGDRTFAVGGGSLNGGANNVGMATPRAISFGHAGKEMVGQGGQTSTQIVVMTNPPKSYAIIPLGESDHKESGHWDDQAEKLFSKSKVAPTFFMDKNGLMKHVTAKKVLKRPAAAQAAR